Below is a genomic region from Equus caballus isolate H_3958 breed thoroughbred chromosome X, TB-T2T, whole genome shotgun sequence.
CTGTTGCAATAAATGATAGACTATTTGAGAGAAGGAACAGTTCCTAATGTCTTGACAATCTATGATAGTCCATAAAGGCCTTTGTGTCCACGTGCCAGGAGGACTGCGGAACAAAGGGTAGAGGTTAAGACAGGTATGAGAAGGGACTACTGAGATAAcattagactttaaaaaatattgatagcAAATCTGCCTATCTAGTGTACAAAAAACAGTCAGAATAGACATCGGCACAATTTTAACCTGATGATTCATgaaaatggattattttttatgagaaaaagTTCAGTCATTTCCTTGtgaacacaaagaaaattaagagaaaatttaaaggTACTAAGGAAATGCAACACTAACTCTTATAATGTATTCCCTCTCAGTTAAACAGGCAAATCTCCCTAAAGACAAGTGTTTTTCAGCCTGAATATTTATCAGACTACATAACCTCTGTACCAACTGCATTTTGATTTTGTAACAGAACCTTTTCTATAAAAGCTAGTACAACAACTAGAAGTGAATATAAAATATTCCCCCTTTAAGCCTTTAACACATAAAAAGCTATATAACATATGCATTAATTAATAGTTTTATAAAAGTAATGCAGTTTTGGACTGTTAGAATCTGTATTTGTGGCGAAATAACCAGGCACAAGGATATCAAGCACACAATTTTCACTTAATCTGTTATTTTCTAGGTTTACCATTTAATTATTGCTGTACAATTCAACTGTAAGTATTTCAGTACTTGAAGCATGAGCTCTACAGAACAAGAAGCAGTTAGCTGTAGTACCAGGGCTTGTTTCTTCCAATTGCAGCGTCGAACAAGTGTCTTCTACGCAtagcggccctgggtttgcagttGATCACCGTCAGGACCTTCATCCGATTCTTCTGTAGTAGTCTTCTCTTCGTTAGTAGCATGTAGACTTTCTTCGTTTTTATCCTCTTCTTCCAGTTGTAGCTCTTTCGAAATTAATTGTCTAGCTAATTTGATGTTCAGCCCCTCGTTGTAGtgaagctttcttttcatttcgaACTGCTGATGTTTTTCTTGAATGTCGACGAAGATTTTGCTGGTGTGCGCCCCGTGGCTCTCTGGCTCCACGACCTGATAGTTGGACTCCGACATATCAGTGACAGCTAATTTCAAGGCTAAGATGTCTAGGGTCATGACTTCTTTTGCTTCTAAATCACTCATTGCATCTTCCCCATCATCTTGCACACTGAGGTGCGGACTACTGGGCTCATTTGTCTTCATTAATTCATGATCTCTGTATGCTGGGCGGTATGTCGCCAGGATGTTCGATTCGTCCCACTTCTGGGACTTTTTTCTCTGCACCTCCTGGGTAGCCCCTCCGGACTGCTGGGTGGAGGCCGCCATCGAGGAAGCCGTGGAGCCTTTGTTCTTCAGGATCCCCTTGATGGGCCGGTGCTGCGAGGTGGTGGAGGCCGCCATGCTTGGGGAGTGAAGGGCCTCCGCTCGAGGGTTGGGCCGCCGCAGCCGCCCGCCGCAGCCGCCCGCCGCGCTCCAGTCTGAAGCTGCAGCGCGGTGTGTCTGGACCACGGCCCCAGCGCCCTAGCAGCCAGCCTCCCCAGGTCGTGGCGTCACAAAGGATGACACAAACAACGCCACAGTGGTCACCGCCGCTGTCATCGCCACCGTCATCACCGCCGTCATCACCTCCGTCACCGCCTCCGTCACCGTCTCGTGGCCCATGgtgctgtctttatttttttaatggagtaaGATAGGAAATATCCCTGAATTGCACGTGAACTGAGGGAGCACTGTTTTGCGAATTTCTAAATACCCTGTATGAGTACGGGGAGGCtgtgtaaaatgtatttcttactgtgggtcaCTGTCAAAAAATTGAAAGCCACGGCTTTGGTTGGAAAAATTGAAGGCACAGGTGCTAGAAGGGGATgaacttctgctcttccctgCCGTTGCCATCCACACCTCACTCTCTCCTCACCTGCTGACACACAACCCCCGGTCCttctctcctgctctgcctctCAGTTATCGGCCCCATTATCCAGCCGCTTACACCAGCTGGGGACATGGCCATCAGCCCTTCATATTGCTCACTCTCCCAATCCAGCTCTCAGGTACTGGCCCAAATATTTCAAGACACTCtccaattctctctcttctgccacCAGTCTGTTTCAAGTCACCACTATCTCTTGTTGGGACTACAGCTACAGCCTTTGAACTGAAACCCCCATAACCCCTCCTGCTGCCTTCCAACCTCTTGTCTACCCTCTAGCCAGAGTGACCTTTTTAAAACACCCATCAAATCTTGTCACATCTTTCACATCCTGTAATGGCTGCCCATTTTCTTTAACATAAAGGCAAAAATCCAGAAGAGGCCAAAAAGCAGCTCTATGATCTGCTCAGGCGTACGCTGGAGCCTCCTTCCCCCAAATTTTCCCCACCCTACCTCCATTTTTCCATTCTGGTCTTTCAGTTCCAGGAGCATGCACCTTCCTTCCTGTCCTAGAGTCTTTTTCTGGGTTCTTCCCACAGCCTGGAATGTCccttcagatttcagctcaaTCATTACTGCCTTCCAGGGGCCTGTTTCCTGACCCCCAAAGCAGATAGGTCTTCCTGTGCTTATGGCCTCTCCTGTCCTCCTTGGCAACACCCAGAGTTGTTGCAATTATCTCTGTGTACACTAGATGGTAAACTCCCAGAGATAAAGGAAGgtatctgttttgctcactgttaTCTCCAGCTTTGCATCTTCACAACATGATgctgtacctggcacatagtaggtattacAAAAGtagttattgaatgaataataCCTGATAGGTGACAGGGAACTGGAGAATGAGACGTGTGAGTGGAGAAAAAGGGCGCCCCAGAGCCTTTACAGTCAGTTACAATTGTCCAATCAATCACGTGGGGAAAACACCCCAGATGTGGAATTTGGGGGCTGTTATAGGAGTGACTTTGGAACATTTTGTCCTTAACAGGCCTCCTATTTCACAGGCAgcaacatttttctaaaaaacaaaaaggaaattaagatcCAGCTTCACATTTTCCCCTCCACGTAGCATTCgcgagattttttttccttctgataacattttgcttcctcttctctccctcaagGTCTTTCTGCATTTTAGAACACAAAAGCAAAAGCATGAAAGAACCATAAAACTTTTACAAGGGTCTTAAGCACCTTAAGTTCAAGTTGTCCTGTATTCTCCAAAGTCCTACTAACTTCAGGAACTCGGCAATCACTTTAAAACCGTGTTATTCATCTCAGAAAAAGAATTTCCCGATACCGtactctttgaaaagaaaaagtattgtGTGGTGAGGGCTTTCAGGAATTCAAAAGCTCATATTCAAGGCTATAGGAAAAACCTCTGGTATGTGAGGGGGAAGAAAACAACCTTCATTATTCAGAAATACTCTAGGCTACTCTTTTAAAAAGCCTAACTGAAAGGCAGCCCAGACCAGCACAAACGCAATTTGTCCTCCTGGCTGGTAGGCACAGTGGGCTTCTGCATGTTTAGCTGTAAACAGGATGTTAAGGGAGAGGCTGATTCCACTGCATCGGGATTTTGCCTTTGTGTGTACACAGCACCCACCCCCACATACTGCGATCTGAATATACAAGCTGCTCAATATATAATGAGTCAGCGATGCAGCGGTTCTTGCATTTTCTGGAACTCATCATTCAGTAGCACAATGGCAGTTCCTGCTAGGGCAGGGGCACTGTGATTGTGACGTATTACATGGGCCACAAACAAAATCAATTGAAGAATGAAAGCACCACACATTACATATTCCAGTTGCACgttatttaaaagtaattccTTTCCTTCTACCTGTTGCTAATTATCTGCTTAATGAAAGTCGCCCTAAGGAAATTCCAAATTTTGAGTTCTTGTCATCAGGCCAAAAATTCTCGATCTAGTCAACACTACCGTAATCCTAAAAGTTAGAAAAGATCAGCAGTCTTTTCAACATTCCTCTTTACATGATTCGCTAGTTCTTATCCTGGGACAAGGACCGAGCAGACATGTCTAAGGTtccatcacacacatacacaacccCAGGGCTGACTAAAACTTTCCCGGTCAATTACACATTATATGAAATTTAGATACAGGCCTAGAAAGtccttctttcaacaaatatttagtggtCAGCTCCTGTATTTCCAGTAGGAGAACCTTCATTTCAAATGCACAAAAGGAGAAGTTGTGCTTCCGTGATCTTCAATGggttaatatttgttaaatacatCTAAATATGCATGCTGTTCTGTCATCACAGtttacaaatacatttaaaaatattataggtatttaaaatgtcatttaaatcCTCTGCTGTTTGCACAGAGTCAGAGTACTCTACGGAGCACTGCTTGTTAATGGTGGCAGTAGGTCACGCCACAGCTTCAATTCTTCCACTGAGAATCACCTCCCTTTTGTGGAGACAGTCTCCAAATGCCATAAGTACAGGAGTTGGTTCAAAGTGAACCAAGCCAGGGACAAAGAAATTCTCAACCAAAGGTGGGAACACCTAAGAAACCAAGAGTTACCAAAAACTAGGAAGGTATCCCAGAGGTCCCACTGGGTGCCATTAGTGAGAGATTAGTGAAACACTGAGAAGGCAGTGGGCTATTTTTTGGGACTAATCGTGCCATCAGAAGTGGAGATTAATTCTAGTTCAGCTATGTGGTTTCTGAAGTCATGCATCAATCTAACCAAGAATTGTCCACAGTACTGGGAGAATTATGTTAGATACTgtgtcatataaaaataaaagtgctaTTTGGTTTTGAATCGATGTTTTTgtccaatctctctctttcatgtTCCAACCCCAAATTTCTGACATTCTGCGAAATATCCCTATCTTACCTTAGCAGCcaaccctgagacaaggattcaagtGCAAGTAGTTTACTTGGGTGGAGATTTCCAGAAAACACTGGTAGGGGAGTcgggaagtgagacagggaagggcaGGAGGCAAAGGGTGCATCACCAAAGCAATTCATACTGTGGGCAACTAGAGCTTAATGCTCCTAGAAACTCTAGGAGTCAATGTAGAAGACTTGCCTCCATGGCCCTTCCCCTCTCCATGGGTGAAGGAGCTAGAGTATATTTAGACGTCAATTGCTGCCGTCTTTTCTTTAGGCCTGCTGGGAGTTGGAAGCGGCATTGATTCCCTAGCATTCTAGGTTCCTGCATCAGGAGTGGATGGGCAACTTGCTGATTCATCTGCATTTTGGTTTCTTCGCTTCCCTCTTTCACAAATCCTCTCCTGCTACCCTGCTCCCTGGGATCATAGTCCCGAATGAAACTCTTTTTCTCCAGCTCTGTTTTTGCAGGTAGAAACAAGACTAAGACAACGTTTGTGTATTTTAACTTGAGTTCTCCCACACCCAACATAATAATTGGCACATGTGCATACTCTGTGGCACATGACCATATTTTTGTAAAGTGGGCAGATGAACTGAGGGAAGTGGACAAAAATCTTTTGAAAGGAGGAGCTTGACAATGGGTGCAGATCTAGAGAGGTTCAGTGAGGCAAtggttttccatctttttcattaTAAGTTTTAAAGCTGTAAAACATTGTTtcccaaaatgaaatattatatagaaCTCTAGGattaatatcaataaaattggaGCAAAGAAGTAATGGAATTGATCTGAGTGAAGCTGGGGTAGCCAGAGTTCTTTCTGTTTGGCACCTCAGAGGTAGCTCCTGAGGCATCGCGGGGACCTGAGGAGGGAGGCCAATTTGAAACCACTGCGAGAGAGAGTCATAACCCAAAGCAAGAGTGTTTGGTTATCCCAAGTATCAATTTTCTGCGTGGTCACTTGTTTTGAGAATGGGGGTGAAGAGATTTTCTACTGTGGTAATTCAGACAAGCCCGTTCATTGAGTGCAGGTCGCAAAGGAGACAGGACGGCAGTGAGAATTTCTAATGTTACATAGTAAACATCAACGTTGCCCCCCTCTAAGGGGATAATCTGGTTTTGGAAtgttaaatgaagaaaagcaTCATCAGTGGGAATATCTTCCAGGAGTTAAGCATAAAGTAATGCCAAAGATGTCAGAGAACAGGCCTTGAAGGGATTGGCTGAGGAGTTTGTAGTAGAGGAGCGTTCTTCCTGCTCCCTAAAGCACGCTAAGATGTTTCATGGTTAGGAAAATGAAAGGGTGCTCATCCTCTTGCTCTTGACCCTGCCTGGTCAGGGAAGGAGCTACTGATAACATAGAATGTGTATAGAAACATTATAAAGTTGCATTCCAGAAAGTATTATTTTGGCTTAGATGGAAAGGCATACCATCCAAGCTCATCATTGCCTAGCTGAGATGACTGAGGACCAGAATGATAtggtgacttgcccagggtcacacaggtaGTTAGTGGCACAGCCAGCACTAAAAATCCAGGGCTTCTGGATTTCTGGGTCTGCTATGGCAGTGCACTTTCCTATCACTGCATGCCCCCTCCAGAAGTGGTGGGAGTCAGTGGTCCCAGCATCTGTCTCACGTTCGAATCAGATATCTACACAGGTTAAATAAAGTCGCCTTCTCATCTCTGCCTCCTTGGCCTGCGTCATTCTCGAGTGGCACTAGcacttcaaaagaagaaaaaggaaatctgtAAAACCACcattttcagaaagattaaaaaccTGAACCTTGTGTCTTCTGAACAGCAAGTTAAAATATGAGGTGCAAGTTCAGCTTGAGGGACAAGTGGAAAAGTTTTTTGGGTAAGCAATCAATAGGCCAGCTGACCAAGTTTTCTAGTTCTGGATGAGCCATAGTCAAATTAGAAAAGCAATAATGTGATCCAGGGCAGCAAAATTCAATTTTGCCAACAACACTGAAATTCCTTGAGGCAGCCCTTTAAAGATGACATTATAGACAGGATTATTTCCCATGTGTACAAATATGGCTGGggagaaaaatacacacacagagatataAACCCAATGTGTGATCCATTCTATtctgaaaacaaattttcttgTTATTATATATCTATACTTTTTAGAAAGAGCAttataaaaacagcaagagagtgtaatagaaaaagaaatgaaacgcTGCAAGTCTTTTTTATGATGTTTCAcgcacaaaaagaaaaataactcacAGAATCGTCAGATTTCTTAGAAGACGCAGTAAATATATTGTTAGCATCCCCATGACTCACTAACAAGATGTTGTCtgcagggaggtggggcaggaaaGCTGTCACCAAATTCTAGTCAATGATTTATAGTATTTGTGACTACCACATGCAAAGAGTGTCAGCTGGCAATTTATTCTGGCTGATGTAACCCGACAGAGTCTTCTTCTGACAACCAGTCCAGTAAGTAAGGTtaacacatttcagctctaatAAACAGAAGTAAACCTAGCAGTGGAGTTTGGTTCTCTCTTAGTCGTGCATATGTGTTCGTTGTGTTTAAACAGGGCCAGCAAAACAGTTTATGGCAGCCATTCAGACACTCTG
It encodes:
- the PPP1R2C gene encoding protein phosphatase inhibitor 2 family member C; translation: MAASTTSQHRPIKGILKNKGSTASSMAASTQQSGGATQEVQRKKSQKWDESNILATYRPAYRDHELMKTNEPSSPHLSVQDDGEDAMSDLEAKEVMTLDILALKLAVTDMSESNYQVVEPESHGAHTSKIFVDIQEKHQQFEMKRKLHYNEGLNIKLARQLISKELQLEEEDKNEESLHATNEEKTTTEESDEGPDGDQLQTQGRYA